In the Arthrobacter sp. Soc17.1.1.1 genome, CTCGCTCGCTGCGGGGGCGGCGTCCGCCTGGGGCGCTTCCTCGGAGGCGGGCTGCTCGGGCTCGGGAGCTGTCTCCTCCGCGGCGGGAGCCGCGGTGCCGGAGTCGCTGTCGTCCGAGCCGCCGCCGGAACCGTCGCCGATCCGCACGAGTGGGGCGCCGACCTCGGCGGTCTCGTCCTCGGCCACCAGGATCTCCTCGATGACCCCGGCGATGGGCGAGGGGATCTCGGTGTCGACCTTGTCGGTGGAGACCTCGAGCAGGGGCTCGTCGACCTCGACGCGGTCACCGACGGCCTTCAGCCAGCGGGTGACAGTGCCTTCGGTGACGCTTTCACCGAGAGCGGGCAAGTTCACGGATTCAGACATAATGCGCCCGTTTCTCCTTCGTAGATCATTCCTTGGCAGCTGGTCGACGAGCCTGGCCCGCTCAGCTGGACGTGCTTTGATTTCCTGCTCCCGAGCTTAGTCCACGCCCTCATGGCATGGACCAGGCCCTTCGATGACACCCGGACCCCGGCCTCAGCCGTGCAGCGGCTTGCCGGCGAGGGCGAGGTGGGCCTCGCCGAGGGCCTCGTTCTGGGTCGGGTGTGCGTGGATGAGCGGGGCGACGTCCTCGGGGTACGCCTCCCAGTTGACGATGAGCTGCGCCTCGCCGATCTGCTCGCCCATCCGGCTGCCGAGCATGTGGACGCCGACGATGGGCCCGTCCTTCTCGCGGACGAGCTTGACGATGCCGCCCGTGCCGATGATGGAGCTCTTGCCGTTGCCGGCGAGGTTGTACTCGTGGGTCTCGACGCGGTCGTCGCCGAACTTCTCACGGGCGGCCTTCTCGGTGTACCCGACGGAGGCGATCTCGGGATCGCTGTAGGTGACCTTGGGGATGTTGATGTCGGCGACGACGACGGGCTTGAGCCCGGCGATCTCCTCCGCCACGAAGATGCCCTGCTGGAAGCCGCGGTGGGCGAGCTGCAGGCCGGGGACGATGTCGCCGATCGCGTAGATGGTGCCGACACCGGTGTGGAGGCGCTCGTTCGTGATGACGAAGCCGCGGTCCATGGTGAGGCCCGCCTCCTCGTAGCCGAGGTTCTGCGTCACGGGCCCGCGGCCGACGGCGACGAGCATGAGGTCCGCCTCGAAGGTCTTCCCGTCCTCGAGCGTGACCACGACGCCGTCGTCGTTCTGCTGGACGGCCTTGAAGCGCGTGCCGGTGTTGAACTTGATGCCGCGCTTCTTGAACGCCCGCTCGAAGTTCTTCACGATCGAGGCGTCCTCGTTGGGGACGAGCGAGGGGAGGGCCTCGATGATGGTGACGTCCACGCCGAAGGACTTCCACACGGAGGCGAACTCGCAGCCGATGACGCCGCCGCCGAGGATGACCGCCGTCTTGGGGACGAAGTCCATCGTCAGGGCCTGGTCGGAGGTGATGACCTTGCCGCCAATCTCCAGGCCGGGGAGGCTGCGGGAGAAGGACCCGGTGGCGAGGACGATGTGCTTGCCCGTGTAGACGGTGCCGTCGACGTCGATGGTGTTCTGCGAGGCGAGCCGGCCGGCGCCCTCGATGACGGTGATGCCCTTGGACTTGATGAGGCCCTGCAGTCCGCGGTACTTGCCGGCGATGATGCCGTCCTTGTAGGCGTTGACGGCGGCCATGTCGATGGACTCGAAGCTGGCCTTCACGCCGTACTTCTCGGAGTCCCGGGCGCCGTCGGCGATCTCCGCCGAGTGCAGGAGGGCCTTGGTGGGGATGCAGCCGTTGTGGAGGCAGGTGCCGCCCAGCTTGCCCTTCTCGATGAGTCCCACCGTGAAGCCCAGCTGTACCGCGCGGAGGGCCGCAGCGTACCCGCCGCTGCCTCCACCGAGTACCAGGATGTCGAATTCTTGCGCAGTTGCCGCTTCGGCCACTTGAACGCTCCCTCGCGTGGTCTGTCGACGCGCAGGGCGCGTCGATGGATGGATCGGTTGCTGATGCGGTCGCGGTGCGGCCCTCAGATGCTTGTGCTCTCGTTTTTCACCCTATCCCCACAGGGGGCCGCCATCCACCCGAACACCATGTCGTGTACGCCATAGTGTCCGGGATGTGCGCAGTGTCACGTGCCTGCTGTCGGCTGTCCCCGACGGCCGTGGACGGGGACGCGACGGGGGGAGCGGGGGCACCGTGCCGGGCACGGTGCCCCCGATCGGGTCAGACGGCGCGGGCGAGGACGTCCTCGACGTAGGCGAGCAGCGTGCGCACGCCGACGCCGGTCCCGGCCTTCGGGGTGTAGCCGTAGGGCGCACCCTCGTTGAACGCGGGTCCGGCGATGTCGAGGTGCGCCCACGGGATCTTCTCGCCGTCGACCTGGCCCACGAACTCGCGGAGGAACACGGCGGCGGTCATCATGCCGCCGTTCCGCTCGCCGATGTTGGCGATGTCCGCGACCTGCGACTCGAGGCTCGGGCGCAGCTCCTCCGGCAGCGGCATGGGCCAGAACTGCTCGCCGGCGCGGTCGGCGGCGGCCTTCACGGCGTCGCGCACGCCGTCGTCGCCCATGACGCCCGACACCCGCGTGCCGAGGGCGATCATCTGCGCGCCCGTGAGCGTCGCGATGTCGATGATCGCGTCGGGCGACTCCTCGCTCGCGGCGGCGAGGCCGTCGGCCATGACGAGGCGGCCCTCGGCGTCCGTGTTGAGGACCTCCACGGTGCGGCCGCCGTAGATCGACAGCACGTCCTCCGGGCGCTGTGCGGATCCCGACGGCATGTTCTCGGCGAGGCAGAGCCACGCGGTGACCTTCGCGGGGAGGCCGAGTTCGGCGACGGCGAGGAGTGTGGTCAGGACGACGGCGGCACCGGCCATGTCGAGCTTCATGGTCTGCATGCCGGCGGCGGGCTTGAGCGAGAGCCCGCCGGAGTCGAACGTGATGCCCTTGCCCACGAGGGCGAGGTGCACGGCGGACTTCGCGGGGGAGTACTCGACCTTGACCATGCGCGGCGGGCGGGAGGATCCCTTGCCGACGCCGAGGATGCCCCCGTAGCCGTCGCGCTCGAGGCGCTTCTCGTCCATCACGGTGATCTTCACCGGGAGCCCGCGCGAGAGGTCCTTGGCGGCCTGCGCGAACGTCTCGGGGTAGAGGTGGCTCGGCGGCTGGTTCACGAGCGAACGCGTGGCGTTGACGTTCTTGCCGAGGATCACCGAGCGCCGCAGCGCCGGGGCGAGGTCGGCGTCGTCGGCCACGCTCGTGTGCACGACGACGTTCCGGACCGCGTCCTTGTCCTTGGCGGGGGCGACGGTGCCGTCCGGCTTCAGGCCGGACTTGTGGCCCTCGTAGCTGTACGCGCCGAACGCGGCGCCCTCGGCGACGGCGGTCGCGGCGTCCACGGTCCCCGCGGGCAGGGCCAGGACGACCGTGTCGAGGCCGGTCAGCTGGCGGACGGCGGCACCCGCGGCGCGGCGCAGCGTCTCCGGGGCGAGCGCCTCTCCGGGCGTGGCGGGGCCGACGCCGGACAGCACGAGCGAATCGGCGCCGGTCTCGGGGAGGCCGGGCAGTCGGCGCACCTCGTCGGCGGCACCGGTGATACCGAGGACCTGGAGGCTGTCGCCCAGCGCGCGTGCCGCCTTCGCCGGCAGCGGGCTCTCGAGCAGGACCGGCCCGTCCGTCCCCTTGGCCACCGCGATCACGAGGGCGTCGCTGGGGATCTTCCTGAGCTCCGCGGCGGAAGCGGTCAGGTGTAGTTCGGTCGTCTTGATCACGGAATCTGTCTCCTCGTGTCCGGCTGGGTGGTCCAGATGCATTGCTCGTGGTCCCCGGGATCTGGTGGTCCGGGAACCGTCCTGACGATCGTAGTCCGTGCGCCCGGTGCATTCTTGTTCCGGAATGAAGCCGGCGCCGGCGGTGTTGAGAACAGCAGGACCCAACCGTCAGGAGAGAGCCATGCTGGATCCACGCACCCTGTACAACATCGACGCCGAGGTCTTCGAGGACCCCGCGAGCCGTGGCCTCCCCCTGCTCGTGAGCCTCACGGGCTTCATGGACGCCGGTCACGTCGTCTCGCAGGTCAGCGAGGAGCTGCTCGAGATCCTCGACCACGATCTCGTGGCCGAGTTCGACGCCGACCAGCTCATGGACTACCGCGGCCGGCGCCCGAAGATCACGTTCGCCGAGGACCACCTGACGGACTACCAGCCGCACCGCCTGGAGCTGCACCGCCTGTACGACGGGCTGGGGGAGCCGTTCCTGTTCCTCACCGGCGTGGAGCCCGACCTGCAGTGGGAGCGGTTCGCGAGCGCCGTCGTCGGGCTCGTGGAGGAGCTGGAGGTGACGATGACCTCGTGGGTCCACGCCATCCCGATGCCCGTGCCGCACACGCGCCCGATCGGCGTGACGTTGCACGGCAACCGGTCGGACATCATCGACGGCATGAACGCGTGGCGCCCCACCGCGGAGCTGCAGGCGTCGATCGGCCACGTCCTGGAGCTGCGGCTGATCGAAGCCGGGCACGACGTCGTCGGGCACGTCATCCACGTGCCGCACTACCTGGCCGAGGCCGAGTACCCGCCCGCCGCGGTGGCCGGGCTCGAGTACCTCGGCGCGACCGCGCGCGTGGTGCTGCCGACCGACCGGCTGCGTGAGACGGGGCGCGACGTCGAGCGCCAGATCGCACGGCAGGTCGGCAACTCCGCGGAGGTGCAGTCCGTCGTCGCATCCCTCGAGAAGCGCTACGACGAGTACGCGGACGGCGCCGAGCGCAGGTCGCTGCTCGTGAAGGACAACAGTGAGCTGGCGAGCGCGGAGGAGCTCGGTGCCGCCGTCGAGGCGTATCTCGCGAGCCCGCAGGCCGAGGAGGAGTCGACCCTCCTGTGGGACACGGAGTTCCCCGGCACCTCTCCCATCGACTACTCGGGGCACGGCGAGGGGCACGGCGAGGGGCACGGCGAGGGGCACGGCGAGGGGCACGGCGGAGACCATGCCGAGCCGGCCGGGCAGAACGCCCCGGACGCCCCGGACACCCGGGACGACGGCACGTCCCGATCCTGACCCGCCCGTCCGTCCGTCTTCCACAGCCGGCCTAACGGCGGGCGGAGGATGGTCGGAGGACGGGCGGCACGCCGGCCACGCGATAATGGACACGTGAATTCTTCGAGGGCACTCCTGGTCTGGGCGGCAGGGGTGGCGGCCTACCTCGTCGCGGTGACGCAGCGCACCACCTTCGGGGTGGCAGGGCTCGAGGCGACGGACCGCTTCGATGCCTCGGCCTCGCAGCTGTCGGTCTTCACCGTGGTGCAGCTGCTCGTCTATGCGGGCCTGCAGGTCCCGGTGGGCGTGCTCGTGGACCGGTGGGGGCCGCGGAGCCTGATCGTCGCGGGCGGCATCCTGATGGCGCTCGGGCAGGCACAGCTGGCCTTCGCCGATTCGGTGGGGGCCGGCATCGTGGGGCGCCTGCTCGTGGGCGCGGGCGACGCGGCGACGTTCATCAGCGTCCTGCGGTTGCTGCCGGCATGGTTCGAGCCCCGGCGCATCCCGGTCCTCACGCAGTGGACCGGGATCATCGGGCAGCTCGGGCAGGTGGTCTCCGTCATCCCGTTCGTGGCGCTGCTCGCGGCCTACGGGTGGCAGCCCGCGTTCCTCGCGGCCGCGGCGCTGTCGGTGCTCGCCGTCGTCCTCGCCGTGACCGCCATCAGGGACTCGCCCGTGCCCGGCAGCGGGCGTGCCGCCCAGACGCTGAGGCAGACCGGTACGTCCCTCGCGCAGGCCTGGAAGCAGCCGGGCACGCGCCTCGGCCTCTGGTCGCACTTCACCATCCAGTTCCCGGGGACGGTCTTCGTGCTCATGTGGGGCTACCCCTACCTGGTGCGGGCCGAGAAGATCGGGGAGGGCGCCGCGTCGGCCCTCATGACCCTCTTCGTGGCCGTGGGCATCGCGTGCGGGCCCTTCCTCGGCCGGTACGTGGGCCGGCACCCGCTGCGCCGGTCCACCATGGTCCTCGCGATCGCGGGGCTGATCACGACCGCCTGGCTCGCCGTCCTCCTCTACCCCGGGCCCGCGCCGCTGCCGCTGCTGGTCCTGCTGGTGATCGCCCTGGCCGTCGGCGGACCGGGGTCGATGATCGCGTTCGACTTCGCCCGCACCTTCAACCCCGCAGCCCGCATGGGCACCGCCACCGGCATCGTGAACATCGGCGGTTTCGTGGCCTCCCTGGTGTCGATGTTCGTCATCGGCGTGGTCCTCGACCTCCTCCTCGGCAGCGGGTTCTCGCAGGGCGAGCTCTACGCGCTCGAATCGTTCCGCCTCGCGATGGCCGCGCAACTCGTGGTCCTCGCGGCGGGGGTCGTCGCCGTCCTCATCGCGCGGCGGAGGGTCCGGCGGCGGATGGCGGAGCAGGGCGTCGTGGTGCCGCCGCTACGCGAGGCCCTGGCCCGCGAGCGGCGCCGCCGGCACGAGACGAGAGCGGACCGGAGGAGCCGGGGCGGCCAGGGCGGCTAGGGACGCGGCGGCGGTGCTCCGGTTCCGGCGGCCCGGCGCTGCGGTTGTCCACATACGGCCGGTGCAGCGGGCGAGGCTGCAGCCCGGCGAGCAGGCTGGCCTGCATGCCTTCCTCTTCGAGCCCCGTGCCGGGCAACCGGCGGTCCCCGTCCTTCGCCGTCACCTCGCCGGCGGACATCCTGTCCTACGTACCCCACGCGCTCGGCTTCATGCCTGCCCGGAGCCTCGTCGTGCTGACCACCACGGGCCGGTGGCTGGGAGCCACGCTCCGGGTGGACCTGCCAGCGAGCGTCACGGATCCGCTCGGATTCGCCGAGGGGGTGCTCTCGTTCCTGCGCGACGACGCCGCCGCGGACGGGACGCTCCTGATCGTGTACGGCGCGGACTGGCCGCGCCTCGGGCCGGTACCGCACGAGGCGCTGGTGTCCGCCCTCGGCACCGTGCTCGAGGCTGCCGGTCTTCCCGTCCGTGATGGCTGGTTCGTCTCCGCGGCCGGGTGGCGGAACTACTTCTGCAGGGACGACGACTGCTGCCCCTGGCCGGGCGAGCCGCTCGATGCCGTCGCGTCCAGTGCCCTCGGCGCGGAGCTGGTGTTCGGCGGGAGCGCCTTCGACGCATCGGCGCCCGAGGCAGTGCTCCGCGCTGCTCCGGCGGTCGCAGCGGGATGCACGACGAGCGAGGGGGAGCTGCGGGCCGTCGAGGACGCCCAGGCGCACTACGCCGCGGCCTGCTCCGGTCGCTGGACGTCCGCGTCCCAGTTCCCCGCGACGTCCGCCGTCTGGGACGCCGTCCTGCTGCTGCCGCACGGGTTCGAGACCACCGCCCATCCGGACGTGGCCGGATTCCTGCTGGCGAGTATCGAGTCGCGGACGGTCCGCGACTTCCTGCTCGCCAGCGCCTGCCTCGGTTCCGCCCGGGCGCTCGACGGCGCGGCGGCCTGCGGCCTGTTCGGCAGCGGCGCGTCGGGGCGATATGCGGGCGGGATCCCGGACGGAGCGGGGGAGCCTGCGGGAGCTCTTCCCCCGGTGCTGCCCGACGCACATGAGGCCGGAGGCCGGGATGCGGGTCCGGTGGAGGCCATGGAGGAGATCCGCACCGCCATCACCGCCATCGCCGCCATCGCCGCCATCGCCGCGACGGCCTCGCCGCCCGGCCCGCGGGGGCACCCGTCGCCGGGACGGGAGGTGGACGCCGCCGCGCTGCTGTACGCGGATGTCCTCGCCGGCCGGTTCACGGGCACGATCACCTGGCACCGCGTCGACGCGATGGCGCAGGTCCTCGCGCGGCTCGCCGCGGTGTCCGATGGTGAATCACGGGCAGCGGCCCTGACGATGTCCGCCTGGTTCGAGTACGCGCGCGGCCGCGGCTCCCGGGCGGCGGTGTTCCTCGAGGCGGCCGAGCTGACGGTGCCGGGCTACCGGCTGGCCCGGCTGCTCTCGGAACTCCTGCGCCGCGGCGGGCTGCCGGCATGGGCCCGGAGGCGCTCGACGGCGTGGACCGCCGACGCCGCGCGGACCTGCACGGGCGCAGCGTGACCGTCACGCACGCGTGACGGGGGCCGGATACGGTGCAGAACGGCGCCGACCTGATTTCCGGCGCGGCTGGCAGCCGTGAGACAATGGAGGTTGAGACCCGGTTGGGTCCGTGCATCAGACAACTCCCAGCATCCCCCGAGCGGTCCCGCCTTCCGGCGGATCCGAGGGGAATAGCTCAGGCGGCGGGACCGTTCCACTAGGGACCTGGCCCCGCCGGACATTTCTGATAACCAGCGCGGACTTGACAGGGTCATAGTGGTGTTGTCCCTCTGATTGCACCACACACCGCCGTATGAAAGGTTTTCTGTGCCGGTCAAGAAGACAGCAGCACCGGTGTCGCCAGACGCCGGTACCACCACCACGAAGCGACGGGTGGCGGCCAAGAAGCCTGCCGCCAAGGCTGCTTCCCCGGCCACGAAGGCCTCGACCTCCGACGCCGCGGGTTCGGTGGACACGCTCGACGCAGCCGAGCCCGCCGTCGACGTCGCCGTCGACGCCGATCCCGAGGACCTCAAGCCCGAGGCCGCCGAGGTCGGTACGACCACGGGCTTCGTCTACTCGGACGCCGACGACGACGACGCCCCCGCCCAGCAGGTCGTCTCCGCGGGTGCCACCGCCGATCCGGTCAAGGACTACCTGAAGCAGATCGGCAAGGTCGCCCTGCTCAACGCCGAGCAGGAAGTCGACCTCGCCCTGCGCATCGAGGCCGGACTCTTCGCCGAGGAGAAGATCGCCGCGGACCCGGACATGGATCCGAAGCTCAAGCGCGAGCTCGAGTTCGTCATCCACGACGGCAAGCGGGCCAAGAACCACCTTCTCGAGGCGAACCTCCGCCTCGTCGTGTCCCTCGCCAAGCGCTACACCGGGCGCGGCATGCTCTTCCTCGACCTCATCCAGGAAGGCAACCTGGGCCTCATCCGCGCCGTCGAGAAGTTCGACTACACCAAGGGCTTCAAGTTCTCCACCTACGCCACCTGGTGGATCCGCCAGGCCATTACCCGCGCCATGGCCGACCAGGCGCGCACCATCCGCATCCCCGTGCACATGGTCGAGGTCATCAACAAGCTCGCCCGCGTCCAGCGGCAGATGCTGCAGGACCTGGGCCGGGAGCCCACCCCCGAGGAGCTCGCGCTCGAGCTCGACATGACGCCCGAGAAGGTCGTCGAGGTGCAGAAGTACGGCCGTGAGCCCATCTCGCTGCACACGCCTCTCGGCGAGGACGGCGACTCCGAGTTCGGCGACCTGATCGAGGACTCCGAGGCTGTCGTCCCGGCCGACGCCGTGAGCTTCACCCTCCTGCAGGAGCAGCTCCACTCGGTGCTGGACACCCTCTCCGAGCGCGAAGCGGGCGTCGTCGCGATGCGCTTCGGGCTCACCGACGGCCAGCCGAAGACGCTGGACGAGATCGGCAAGGTCTACGGCGTGACCCGCGAACGCATCCGCCAGATCGAGTCGAAGACCATGTCCAAGCTGCGCCACCCCTCGCGGTCGCAGGTCCTGCGCGACTACCTGGACTGATCCGCCCGGACTGATCCGCGACGCGGACCGCTCCGCGACACGACGCGTCAGGCAGGGCCCCTCCTTCGGGAGGGGCCCTGCCTGCGTCTGGAGCGCGGGTCGGCGGCCATGCCGTGTCGGAGCCAGGCCCTGGACGCGGAAAGGCCCCCTCCGGCGGAGGGGGCCTTTCCGTGAGTCTCAGCGCCTGTTCACGAGGCGCCTGGAGTAGGGGGTTGCGTGCTGGATCAGTCGGCGACGACGGCGGGCTTCTCGTGAAGCCGCTGCGTCTCGTCCTGCCACTCCGAGGTGAGGGGCTTCAGGTTCGCTTCGACGGCGCGCGCATGGTGGCCGCAGAACAGAAGCTCTCCACCGGATGACTGAAGGACGGCCCGCACGTAGGCCTGGGCGCCGCACCGGTCGCAGCGGTCCAGGGCAGTCAATTCGCGAGTTGCTACTGCAGTGGTCATGGGGTCTCCTCCTGTGGATCGTGTACTCATATAACCACTATTCGTCGGCGGCCCTTCCCAGGCTGGGTCTCCTTTCGCTCCGGGCGTACCAGGGGGTATGGGGTTTCCGGGACGTCCGCCGCGGACATCGGAGCCGCGCCTGGCCGATGCTGTCGGTACCCGGCAATAGACTGGAGGTCCCCTTCCCTTTCGAACACACCGCCCGGCGCCCGCCCTGGTGCGTGCCTGTTCCGCCCAGGAGATCGCATCACCGTGACACCCCCCACCTCGGACTACACCGCCCGGCACCTCTCGGTCCTCGAAGGCCTCGAAGCGGTGCGCAAGCGTCCCGGCATGTACATCGGTTCCACCGACTCGCGCGGCCTCATGCACTGCCTCTGGGAGATCATCGACAACTCGGTGGATGAGGCGCTGGCCGGGTACGGGCAGAGCATCACCGTCATCCTGCACGCGGACGGCTCCGTGGAGATCCACGACGACGGCCGGGGGATCCCCGTGGACATCGAACCCAAGACGGGCCTCACGGGTGTAGAGGTGGTGTTCACGAAACTGCATGCCGGCGGCAAGTTCGGCGGCGGCTCCTACACCGCCTCGGGCGGCCTGCACGGCGTCGGGGCGAGTGTCGTCAACGCCCTGTCCTCCCGGCTGGACGTGTTCGTCGACCGCGGCAGCAAGACCTACGCCATGTCGTTCCGCCGGGGCGAGCCGGGCGTGTTCAAGGACGGTACGACGCCGTCGCCCGCCTCCTCGTTCGAGCCCTTCCTCGACGGCTCCCGCCTCGAGATCGTGGGCAGGGCCAAGCGTGGCGTCACGGGGACCCGCATCAGGTACTGGGCCGACCGCCAGATCTTCACGCCCGACGCGAGCTTCTCGTACGAGGAACTGCAGACCCGCGCACGGCAGACGTCGTTCCTCGTCCCGGGCCTGCGCATCACGCTGCGGGACGAGCGGCGGCTCCCGGGCACCCCGGGGGAGTCCGGGCCCGTGGAGGAGGTCTTCCAGCACGACGGCGGCATCTCCGAGTACGCCGAGTTCCTGGCCCTCGATACCGCCGTCACGGATGTCTGGCGGTTCCAGGGGTCGGGCCGCTTCAAGGAGTCGGTACCCGTCCTCGACGAGCGCGGCCACAGCCGCATGGCCGAGGTGGAGCGGGACTGCGACGTCGACATCGCGCTGCGCTGGGGCATCGGCTACGAGACGACGGTCCGCAGCTACGTGAACATCATCGCCACACCCAAGGGCGGGAC is a window encoding:
- the lpdA gene encoding dihydrolipoyl dehydrogenase, translating into MAEAATAQEFDILVLGGGSGGYAAALRAVQLGFTVGLIEKGKLGGTCLHNGCIPTKALLHSAEIADGARDSEKYGVKASFESIDMAAVNAYKDGIIAGKYRGLQGLIKSKGITVIEGAGRLASQNTIDVDGTVYTGKHIVLATGSFSRSLPGLEIGGKVITSDQALTMDFVPKTAVILGGGVIGCEFASVWKSFGVDVTIIEALPSLVPNEDASIVKNFERAFKKRGIKFNTGTRFKAVQQNDDGVVVTLEDGKTFEADLMLVAVGRGPVTQNLGYEEAGLTMDRGFVITNERLHTGVGTIYAIGDIVPGLQLAHRGFQQGIFVAEEIAGLKPVVVADINIPKVTYSDPEIASVGYTEKAAREKFGDDRVETHEYNLAGNGKSSIIGTGGIVKLVREKDGPIVGVHMLGSRMGEQIGEAQLIVNWEAYPEDVAPLIHAHPTQNEALGEAHLALAGKPLHG
- a CDS encoding leucyl aminopeptidase — its product is MIKTTELHLTASAAELRKIPSDALVIAVAKGTDGPVLLESPLPAKAARALGDSLQVLGITGAADEVRRLPGLPETGADSLVLSGVGPATPGEALAPETLRRAAGAAVRQLTGLDTVVLALPAGTVDAATAVAEGAAFGAYSYEGHKSGLKPDGTVAPAKDKDAVRNVVVHTSVADDADLAPALRRSVILGKNVNATRSLVNQPPSHLYPETFAQAAKDLSRGLPVKITVMDEKRLERDGYGGILGVGKGSSRPPRMVKVEYSPAKSAVHLALVGKGITFDSGGLSLKPAAGMQTMKLDMAGAAVVLTTLLAVAELGLPAKVTAWLCLAENMPSGSAQRPEDVLSIYGGRTVEVLNTDAEGRLVMADGLAAASEESPDAIIDIATLTGAQMIALGTRVSGVMGDDGVRDAVKAAADRAGEQFWPMPLPEELRPSLESQVADIANIGERNGGMMTAAVFLREFVGQVDGEKIPWAHLDIAGPAFNEGAPYGYTPKAGTGVGVRTLLAYVEDVLARAV
- a CDS encoding MFS transporter, which encodes MNSSRALLVWAAGVAAYLVAVTQRTTFGVAGLEATDRFDASASQLSVFTVVQLLVYAGLQVPVGVLVDRWGPRSLIVAGGILMALGQAQLAFADSVGAGIVGRLLVGAGDAATFISVLRLLPAWFEPRRIPVLTQWTGIIGQLGQVVSVIPFVALLAAYGWQPAFLAAAALSVLAVVLAVTAIRDSPVPGSGRAAQTLRQTGTSLAQAWKQPGTRLGLWSHFTIQFPGTVFVLMWGYPYLVRAEKIGEGAASALMTLFVAVGIACGPFLGRYVGRHPLRRSTMVLAIAGLITTAWLAVLLYPGPAPLPLLVLLVIALAVGGPGSMIAFDFARTFNPAARMGTATGIVNIGGFVASLVSMFVIGVVLDLLLGSGFSQGELYALESFRLAMAAQLVVLAAGVVAVLIARRRVRRRMAEQGVVVPPLREALARERRRRHETRADRRSRGGQGG
- a CDS encoding DUF4192 family protein produces the protein MPSSSSPVPGNRRSPSFAVTSPADILSYVPHALGFMPARSLVVLTTTGRWLGATLRVDLPASVTDPLGFAEGVLSFLRDDAAADGTLLIVYGADWPRLGPVPHEALVSALGTVLEAAGLPVRDGWFVSAAGWRNYFCRDDDCCPWPGEPLDAVASSALGAELVFGGSAFDASAPEAVLRAAPAVAAGCTTSEGELRAVEDAQAHYAAACSGRWTSASQFPATSAVWDAVLLLPHGFETTAHPDVAGFLLASIESRTVRDFLLASACLGSARALDGAAACGLFGSGASGRYAGGIPDGAGEPAGALPPVLPDAHEAGGRDAGPVEAMEEIRTAITAIAAIAAIAATASPPGPRGHPSPGREVDAAALLYADVLAGRFTGTITWHRVDAMAQVLARLAAVSDGESRAAALTMSAWFEYARGRGSRAAVFLEAAELTVPGYRLARLLSELLRRGGLPAWARRRSTAWTADAARTCTGAA
- a CDS encoding RNA polymerase sigma factor codes for the protein MSPDAGTTTTKRRVAAKKPAAKAASPATKASTSDAAGSVDTLDAAEPAVDVAVDADPEDLKPEAAEVGTTTGFVYSDADDDDAPAQQVVSAGATADPVKDYLKQIGKVALLNAEQEVDLALRIEAGLFAEEKIAADPDMDPKLKRELEFVIHDGKRAKNHLLEANLRLVVSLAKRYTGRGMLFLDLIQEGNLGLIRAVEKFDYTKGFKFSTYATWWIRQAITRAMADQARTIRIPVHMVEVINKLARVQRQMLQDLGREPTPEELALELDMTPEKVVEVQKYGREPISLHTPLGEDGDSEFGDLIEDSEAVVPADAVSFTLLQEQLHSVLDTLSEREAGVVAMRFGLTDGQPKTLDEIGKVYGVTRERIRQIESKTMSKLRHPSRSQVLRDYLD
- a CDS encoding DUF7455 domain-containing protein; translation: MTTAVATRELTALDRCDRCGAQAYVRAVLQSSGGELLFCGHHARAVEANLKPLTSEWQDETQRLHEKPAVVAD